One part of the bacterium genome encodes these proteins:
- the mreC gene encoding rod shape-determining protein MreC produces the protein MTVTGSPVKRNYRASVRAEALSTRTIVHRLLLGVLLLASFVLLLDAREPEGKARVLENSLADGASPVVTAVGNPMQAVREAIASFHQFMAANKENLVLRQEVEELRAMKIEVAELRNDNAELRRQLNSMPHLASHYLTARLLTDFRGSFHHSAIINAGALQGVQKGQAVVSADGVVGRILQVGQTSSRVLFLTDNYSKIPVITEHSSQHAIVAGNNNDMPTLRFVSSMKGLEVGEKLVTSGAGGMFPRGLPVGVVKEIRPEGVVRVQPLAPLNTLNYVSVVQQPAIAEPEENPVPDEQPAVASPAAPVAAHAAPPATPPAPKKPAAAIE, from the coding sequence TTGACAGTGACTGGATCACCAGTGAAACGCAATTACCGTGCCTCCGTTCGGGCAGAGGCCCTCTCCACGCGGACGATCGTGCATCGCCTGCTTTTGGGCGTATTGCTGCTGGCCAGCTTCGTTCTGCTGCTGGATGCGCGTGAACCGGAAGGCAAGGCCCGTGTGCTGGAAAACAGCCTGGCCGACGGCGCATCACCGGTGGTCACCGCCGTGGGCAACCCCATGCAGGCCGTGCGAGAGGCCATTGCCTCCTTCCATCAGTTCATGGCCGCCAATAAGGAAAACCTGGTACTTCGTCAGGAAGTGGAAGAGCTCCGCGCCATGAAGATTGAGGTGGCCGAACTGCGCAACGACAATGCCGAGCTGCGCCGCCAGCTCAATTCCATGCCGCATCTGGCGTCTCATTACCTTACCGCCCGTTTGCTGACCGATTTTCGCGGCAGCTTCCACCATTCCGCCATCATCAATGCCGGTGCGCTTCAGGGCGTGCAAAAGGGGCAGGCGGTCGTTTCGGCCGATGGCGTGGTGGGCCGCATTCTTCAGGTCGGGCAAACCAGCAGCCGCGTGCTTTTCCTGACCGACAACTACTCCAAAATCCCCGTCATCACCGAACATTCCAGCCAGCACGCCATTGTCGCCGGTAACAACAACGACATGCCGACCCTTCGCTTCGTCTCCTCCATGAAAGGCCTGGAAGTGGGCGAGAAACTCGTCACCAGCGGCGCGGGCGGCATGTTCCCGCGTGGCCTGCCGGTGGGCGTGGTGAAGGAGATTCGCCCCGAAGGCGTGGTGCGCGTGCAGCCACTGGCGCCGCTCAACACCCTCAATTACGTCAGCGTGGTGCAGCAGCCCGCCATTGCCGAGCCGGAAGAAAACCCTGTGCCGGATGAACAGCCTGCCGTCGCATCTCCGGCAGCGCCCGTCGCCGCCCATGCCGCGCCGCCTGCCACCCCCCCGGCTCCGAAGAAGCCCGCCGCCGCCATCGAATAA
- the rpmI gene encoding 50S ribosomal protein L35, which translates to MPKLKTKSSVKKRFTLTASGKVRASQAGHKHNMRKRSKRSLRNSVGTTILCDADAGIIIPMMPYGR; encoded by the coding sequence ATGCCCAAACTCAAGACCAAAAGCAGCGTGAAAAAGCGCTTCACCCTGACGGCCAGCGGCAAAGTCCGCGCCAGCCAGGCAGGCCACAAGCACAACATGCGCAAGCGCAGCAAACGCAGCCTGCGTAACAGCGTTGGCACCACCATCCTGTGCGATGCTGATGCTGGTATCATCATCCCGATGATGCCCTACGGCCGCTAA
- the hflC gene encoding protease modulator HflC — MDNDTKIASAIAAVGLFLLSSSLYMLDQTEQALVVAFGKPMRIVQTPGLKWKKPFIEDIIRVDRRLLEYNAEPKEVILADQKRLVVDAYMRYRITDPLKFYETVQDERVMRDRLNTVLESSLRQVMGSVQLQDVLSAKRGDIMHHITAIVNSQASGKPLPKKVKQDIQEQAGEAGKQVVAQAEDDIGGGFGVEVVDVRIMRADLPKENSEAIFRRMQTEREREAKEFRSRGDEEAQKIRAKADNERTVLLANAQKKADILRGEGDAQAAHNFAAVTREDPEFFAFYRSMQAYRQTLSVDDTTMVLTPKNEFLQYMGR, encoded by the coding sequence ATGGATAACGACACCAAAATCGCATCGGCCATTGCGGCAGTTGGGCTGTTTCTTCTCAGCAGTTCGCTTTACATGCTGGATCAGACCGAACAGGCGCTGGTGGTGGCTTTCGGCAAGCCCATGCGCATCGTACAGACGCCGGGGTTGAAATGGAAAAAACCCTTCATTGAGGACATCATCCGCGTCGACCGCCGTCTGCTGGAATACAATGCCGAACCCAAAGAGGTCATCCTGGCCGACCAGAAGCGCCTGGTGGTGGATGCCTACATGCGCTACCGCATCACCGATCCGCTGAAATTCTACGAGACCGTGCAGGATGAGCGCGTCATGCGCGACCGCCTGAACACCGTGCTGGAATCCTCGCTGCGTCAGGTGATGGGTTCCGTCCAGCTGCAGGATGTGCTCTCGGCCAAGCGCGGCGACATCATGCACCACATCACCGCCATCGTGAACAGCCAGGCCTCCGGTAAGCCGCTTCCCAAAAAGGTGAAGCAGGACATTCAGGAGCAGGCAGGCGAAGCTGGCAAGCAGGTGGTGGCCCAGGCCGAGGATGACATCGGCGGCGGCTTCGGCGTGGAAGTGGTGGATGTGCGCATCATGCGCGCCGACCTGCCGAAGGAGAACAGCGAGGCCATCTTCCGCCGCATGCAGACCGAGCGCGAGAGGGAAGCGAAAGAGTTCCGCTCACGTGGGGATGAGGAAGCGCAGAAGATCCGCGCCAAGGCCGATAACGAGCGCACCGTGCTGCTGGCCAATGCGCAGAAAAAAGCCGACATATTGCGAGGTGAGGGCGATGCCCAGGCCGCGCATAATTTCGCGGCCGTCACGCGGGAGGATCCGGAATTCTTCGCCTTCTACCGCTCCATGCAGGCCTATCGTCAGACGCTCTCTGTCGACGACACCACCATGGTGCTGACGCCGAAGAACGAGTTCCTGCAATATATGGGACGTTAA
- the htpX gene encoding zinc metalloprotease HtpX produces MNTLKTFMLMAGLTALFAWLGSLLGGQQGMLMALAFAAVSNGIAWWGSDKLVLSMYRAQPLNEGRLYALTSQLAANAGIPIPKLYLIPGAQPNAFATGRSPEHGAVALTEGLVEMLNERELSGVIAHELSHIKHRDSLTMTLTATLAGALGYLANFFFFFGGNRNREGANPLVALAVMILAPIAAMLVQMAISRTREYEADRAGAEISGDPLALASALEKIDAYARGTLNPIAEANPATAHMFIISPLSGRGADNLFATHPSTANRIRALQEMAQNTPVEPRRYAFDLSEEEVRDAWKGTGTEGRKRGPWG; encoded by the coding sequence ATGAACACGCTGAAAACATTCATGCTTATGGCGGGGCTTACGGCCCTTTTCGCCTGGCTTGGCTCGCTGCTCGGCGGGCAGCAGGGCATGCTGATGGCGCTGGCGTTTGCCGCCGTCAGTAACGGGATTGCCTGGTGGGGCTCGGATAAGCTGGTGCTTTCCATGTACCGTGCGCAGCCGCTGAATGAGGGGCGGCTTTATGCGCTGACCTCCCAACTGGCGGCCAATGCGGGGATTCCCATTCCCAAACTTTACCTGATCCCCGGCGCGCAGCCCAATGCTTTTGCCACCGGCCGCAGCCCGGAGCACGGCGCCGTGGCGCTGACCGAAGGGCTGGTGGAAATGCTGAACGAGCGCGAGCTTTCCGGCGTCATCGCCCATGAATTGTCGCACATCAAACACCGCGACAGCCTGACCATGACGCTGACGGCCACACTGGCCGGGGCGCTGGGGTATCTGGCGAATTTCTTTTTCTTCTTCGGCGGCAACCGCAACCGGGAGGGGGCCAACCCGCTGGTGGCGCTGGCGGTGATGATCCTCGCCCCCATTGCGGCCATGCTGGTGCAGATGGCGATTTCCCGCACGCGGGAATATGAAGCCGACCGCGCGGGAGCGGAAATCAGCGGGGACCCGCTGGCGCTGGCCAGCGCGCTGGAAAAGATCGACGCCTATGCGCGCGGCACGCTCAACCCGATTGCCGAGGCCAACCCCGCCACGGCGCACATGTTCATCATCAGCCCATTGAGCGGGCGCGGCGCGGATAATCTGTTCGCTACCCATCCTTCCACCGCCAATCGCATCCGCGCGTTGCAGGAAATGGCGCAGAACACGCCGGTGGAGCCAAGGCGCTATGCCTTTGACCTGAGCGAGGAGGAAGTGCGCGACGCATGGAAAGGCACCGGTACCGAAGGCCGCAAGCGCGGGCCCTGGGGTTAA
- a CDS encoding MreB/Mrl family cell shape determining protein: MLGAFSNDMAIDLGTANTLVYVKGRGIVLNEPSVVAMVNDSGRITPYAFGNEAKLMLGRTPAKIDAKRPLMDGVIADFKLAEEMIKHFIRRVHNRRSFTGPLIIVCVPSGSTPVERRAIQVAAESAGARDVFLIEEPMAAAIGAGLPVTEPTGSMIVDIGGGTTEVAVLSLGGIVYSRSIRVGGDKLDEAIISYIRRNHNLLVGETTAEKIKKTIGAACPPEKGEGEFMEIKGRDLVNGVPKEIVLSEAQIAESLNEPISAIVEAVKVALECTPPELSSDIVDKGIVLTGGGALLRNLDLVLRSATGLPVFIADDPLSCVALGSGSVLENPDVLKHVLFKQD; the protein is encoded by the coding sequence ATGCTGGGTGCATTTTCCAACGACATGGCAATCGATCTGGGCACGGCGAATACGCTGGTCTACGTAAAAGGGCGAGGGATCGTCCTCAATGAACCTTCCGTCGTGGCCATGGTGAATGATTCCGGCCGCATCACGCCTTACGCTTTCGGTAACGAAGCCAAGCTCATGCTCGGCCGCACCCCGGCAAAGATCGACGCCAAGCGCCCGCTGATGGACGGCGTCATCGCCGATTTCAAACTGGCCGAGGAAATGATCAAGCATTTCATCCGCCGCGTGCATAACCGCCGCAGCTTCACCGGCCCACTCATCATCGTCTGCGTGCCGTCGGGCTCCACCCCGGTGGAACGTCGCGCCATCCAGGTCGCCGCGGAATCCGCCGGCGCGCGCGATGTGTTTTTGATTGAAGAACCCATGGCCGCCGCCATCGGCGCGGGCCTTCCAGTGACCGAGCCGACCGGCTCCATGATCGTCGATATCGGCGGCGGCACGACGGAAGTCGCCGTGCTTTCGCTCGGCGGCATTGTCTATTCCCGCTCCATCCGCGTGGGTGGCGACAAGCTGGATGAGGCCATCATCTCCTACATCCGCCGCAACCATAACCTGCTGGTCGGTGAAACCACGGCCGAGAAAATCAAGAAGACCATCGGCGCCGCCTGCCCGCCGGAAAAAGGCGAGGGCGAGTTCATGGAGATCAAGGGCCGCGACCTGGTCAACGGCGTGCCCAAAGAGATCGTCCTCTCCGAAGCCCAGATCGCCGAAAGCCTGAACGAACCCATCAGCGCCATCGTGGAAGCCGTAAAGGTCGCCCTGGAATGCACCCCGCCGGAACTCTCCTCCGACATCGTGGACAAGGGCATCGTGCTGACGGGCGGCGGCGCATTGCTGCGCAACCTGGACCTGGTGCTGCGCAGCGCCACCGGCCTGCCGGTCTTCATTGCCGACGATCCGCTTTCCTGCGTGGCGCTGGGCTCCGGCTCCGTGCTGGAGAACCCGGATGTGCTGAAGCACGTGCTCTTTAAGCAGGACTAA
- the rplT gene encoding 50S ribosomal protein L20 codes for MARPQRGVPAHARHKKILKLAKGYRGRAKNCFRVAVEKVEKALRYAYRDRRNKKRDFRGLFIQRINAGARENGLKYSTLMHGLKLAGVTLDRKILADMAARDAVAFAAVAATAKKALEAGSKQAPKAEKKAA; via the coding sequence ATGGCACGTCCCCAGCGCGGTGTACCCGCACATGCACGTCACAAGAAAATCCTGAAACTGGCCAAAGGCTATCGCGGCCGCGCGAAGAACTGCTTCCGCGTTGCCGTTGAGAAGGTCGAAAAGGCGCTGCGTTACGCGTATCGCGATCGCCGCAACAAAAAGCGCGATTTCCGCGGGCTGTTCATTCAACGTATCAATGCCGGGGCGCGTGAAAACGGCCTGAAATACTCCACCCTGATGCATGGGCTGAAACTGGCCGGCGTGACGCTGGACCGTAAAATCCTGGCTGATATGGCTGCCCGCGATGCGGTTGCCTTTGCCGCTGTTGCCGCCACCGCCAAAAAAGCGCTGGAAGCGGGCAGCAAACAGGCTCCAAAAGCCGAGAAGAAAGCCGCTTAA
- the purD gene encoding phosphoribosylamine--glycine ligase encodes MKTLLIGSGGREHAMAWKLKQSPLLSELHIAPGNPGMASLGTCHNVKADDIAGLLALVEDEGIEFVIVGPEAPLVAGLSDWLEPMGIPCFGPSGVAAQLEGSKAYSKRIMEKYNIPTAAYGEFTDAASARAYVEKHGAPIVVKADGLAAGKGVTVAMTKQEALNAIDECFNGKFGEAGEKLVIEEYLDGEELSFFALLDGETALELGSAQDHKRVGEGDTGPNTGGMGTYSPAPVATPAFHAEVMENIVRPMAKAMVAEGAPYRGVLFVGLMATKQGAKVIEFNVRFGDPETQSLLPRIDGDLLPYLHATATGRLAGMKPVQLKPESALCVVYAANGYPDEPLKGTVIGNLDEPPLPGTVIFHAGTTKNKAGEWAANGGRVLGVTGLGATLEQAQANAYAAVSRIHWPEGFYRRDIGWRALKRDAA; translated from the coding sequence ATGAAAACCCTTCTCATTGGCTCCGGCGGGCGCGAACATGCCATGGCATGGAAGCTCAAACAATCGCCCCTGCTGAGCGAACTGCATATCGCCCCCGGCAACCCCGGCATGGCTTCTCTCGGCACCTGCCACAACGTGAAGGCGGACGACATTGCCGGCCTGCTTGCGCTGGTGGAGGATGAGGGCATCGAGTTCGTCATCGTCGGCCCCGAGGCGCCGCTGGTCGCAGGCCTGTCCGACTGGCTGGAGCCGATGGGCATTCCCTGTTTCGGTCCGTCCGGAGTCGCCGCCCAGCTCGAGGGCTCCAAGGCCTATTCCAAACGCATCATGGAAAAATACAACATCCCGACCGCCGCCTACGGCGAATTCACCGATGCCGCCTCCGCCCGCGCCTATGTCGAAAAACACGGCGCGCCCATCGTGGTGAAGGCCGACGGCCTGGCCGCAGGCAAGGGCGTCACGGTGGCCATGACCAAACAGGAAGCCCTGAACGCCATCGACGAATGCTTCAACGGCAAATTCGGCGAAGCGGGCGAGAAACTCGTGATTGAGGAATATCTGGACGGCGAAGAGCTCAGCTTCTTCGCGCTGCTCGACGGCGAAACCGCCCTCGAACTCGGCTCCGCCCAGGACCACAAACGGGTGGGCGAGGGCGATACCGGCCCCAACACCGGCGGCATGGGCACCTATTCCCCCGCGCCGGTCGCCACCCCTGCCTTCCATGCCGAGGTGATGGAAAACATCGTCCGCCCCATGGCCAAAGCGATGGTCGCCGAAGGCGCCCCCTATCGCGGCGTGCTCTTTGTCGGCCTCATGGCCACCAAGCAGGGAGCAAAAGTCATCGAATTCAACGTCCGCTTCGGCGACCCCGAAACGCAAAGCCTCCTGCCGCGTATTGATGGGGACCTGCTGCCTTACCTGCATGCCACCGCCACCGGCAGGCTGGCGGGTATGAAGCCCGTGCAGTTGAAGCCGGAATCCGCCCTCTGCGTGGTCTATGCCGCCAACGGCTATCCGGATGAACCCCTCAAGGGCACCGTTATCGGTAATCTCGATGAGCCGCCGCTCCCCGGCACCGTCATCTTCCACGCCGGCACAACTAAAAACAAAGCAGGTGAATGGGCGGCCAATGGCGGCCGCGTGCTCGGCGTCACCGGTCTTGGCGCAACCCTGGAACAGGCCCAGGCCAATGCCTATGCCGCCGTCAGCCGCATCCACTGGCCGGAAGGCTTCTACCGCCGTGATATCGGCTGGCGCGCCCTGAAACGCGACGCCGCCTGA
- a CDS encoding LemA family protein, with protein MGLIITLVAVVAFLYFWYMALITRRNKAKEAFSTVDVQLKKRADLIPNILAIAKRYMQHEKDLLTEVTALRAQVVRDVNPGNPDDVKQYLAAANTLGGSMGKLMVAVENYPELKADQTMMQAQLSYNEVEAQIAAARRFYNSAVTSLNNAAQIFPGSLIASMANVETMPFYEAAEADRAPVNAAELLK; from the coding sequence ATGGGCCTGATCATCACGCTGGTTGCCGTCGTGGCGTTTTTGTATTTCTGGTACATGGCGCTGATCACGCGGCGCAACAAGGCCAAAGAGGCCTTTTCCACCGTGGATGTGCAGCTGAAGAAACGGGCAGACCTGATTCCCAATATCCTGGCCATTGCCAAACGTTACATGCAGCATGAAAAGGACCTGCTGACGGAAGTGACCGCGCTGCGCGCGCAGGTGGTGCGCGATGTGAACCCCGGCAACCCAGACGATGTGAAGCAATATCTGGCCGCGGCCAATACGCTGGGCGGCAGCATGGGCAAACTGATGGTGGCAGTGGAGAATTACCCCGAGCTGAAGGCCGACCAGACGATGATGCAGGCGCAGCTTTCCTACAACGAGGTGGAAGCGCAGATTGCGGCGGCGCGCCGCTTCTATAACAGCGCGGTGACGAGCCTGAACAATGCGGCGCAGATTTTCCCCGGCAGCCTGATCGCCAGCATGGCCAATGTGGAGACCATGCCCTTTTATGAAGCGGCGGAGGCCGACCGCGCGCCGGTGAACGCGGCGGAACTGCTGAAGTAA
- a CDS encoding twin transmembrane helix small protein, with the protein MMLLMVATLLVLVGGVIVMGIGGKLNAKLSNKLMTWRVGLQALTIFVVFIAAWLAHK; encoded by the coding sequence GTGATGCTCCTGATGGTGGCCACCCTGCTGGTGCTGGTCGGCGGCGTCATCGTCATGGGCATCGGCGGCAAGCTGAATGCCAAACTCAGCAACAAGCTCATGACCTGGCGCGTCGGCCTCCAGGCCCTCACCATCTTCGTCGTCTTCATCGCCGCCTGGCTGGCGCACAAGTAA
- a CDS encoding alpha/beta fold hydrolase: MPEPLPALNGPERLPASTPTHLVILLHGLGADGNDLISLADEWRQFLPNAAFISPNAPFPCDMAPYGFQWFSMLDRSAENIEAGVERAAPILNQFIDAMLARFGLDDGKLALVGFSQGTMMSLHVALRRPKPCAAVVGYSGAVVGVQKLAGELVSKPPICLIHGDADMVVPFAALEIAETALKPLGVKVDAHRRPGLGHGIDHHGLHVGIEFIAEQFGLVGKEAA, from the coding sequence ATGCCTGAACCCTTGCCTGCGCTGAACGGTCCGGAGCGGTTGCCCGCCAGCACGCCCACGCATCTCGTTATTTTGCTGCATGGGCTTGGGGCCGATGGCAATGATTTGATCTCGCTGGCCGATGAGTGGCGGCAATTCCTGCCCAACGCGGCGTTTATCTCTCCCAATGCGCCGTTTCCGTGCGACATGGCGCCTTATGGTTTTCAGTGGTTTTCGATGCTGGATCGCAGCGCGGAGAATATCGAGGCGGGGGTGGAACGGGCCGCGCCCATCCTGAACCAGTTCATCGACGCCATGCTGGCGCGCTTTGGGCTGGATGACGGCAAGCTGGCGTTGGTCGGGTTTTCACAGGGGACGATGATGTCGTTGCATGTGGCGCTGCGCCGCCCCAAACCCTGCGCGGCGGTGGTCGGCTATTCCGGCGCGGTGGTGGGGGTGCAGAAACTGGCCGGGGAGCTGGTCAGCAAACCGCCCATCTGCCTGATTCACGGCGATGCGGACATGGTGGTGCCGTTCGCGGCGCTGGAAATTGCGGAAACGGCTCTTAAACCATTAGGCGTTAAGGTGGATGCGCATCGACGTCCCGGCCTGGGGCATGGCATCGACCATCACGGGCTGCATGTGGGCATTGAGTTTATTGCCGAGCAATTTGGTTTAGTGGGTAAGGAAGCCGCCTGA
- a CDS encoding DUF3137 domain-containing protein codes for MLGWSNQILITRRSFAALNPFSILGLMLRGIPAADDTPPNFYLVKSVGQEFGPYYEQHIKPRCDEYEMLRIDALTRMRWRCWVALLVTGFVIFSAVFFRDWFFDHMKSSDAAGFLFQASMVVMFLVWGWGVYPGISYQKGVKTSIYPAVFRFFGEDYRFDHSGMGMSITSLEPSGLIGNYNQTHQEDYVDGDHKGVALELLEARLTREEGTGKNRRTVLVFGGICVRLSMNKPFKGRTMVKKDASFLLNWAQDKRGLEKVALEDPVFEKEFEVFSSDQVEARYLLSTSMMERMLKLKELIDGTGIQASFYDNRLLLMVSTHKNWFEGGSVFTPADFVNDINVILEQMATIFDVIEELKLHEVTHL; via the coding sequence ATGCTTGGGTGGAGCAACCAGATCCTGATCACACGGCGGTCGTTCGCGGCGCTTAATCCCTTTTCCATTCTGGGGCTGATGCTGCGGGGCATACCGGCTGCGGATGATACGCCGCCCAACTTTTATCTGGTCAAAAGCGTTGGGCAGGAATTCGGCCCCTATTACGAGCAACATATCAAGCCGCGTTGCGATGAATACGAAATGCTGCGCATCGATGCGCTTACCCGCATGCGGTGGCGCTGCTGGGTGGCGTTGCTGGTGACGGGGTTTGTGATCTTCTCCGCCGTGTTCTTCCGCGACTGGTTTTTCGACCATATGAAGTCGTCGGATGCAGCCGGGTTTCTGTTTCAGGCATCGATGGTGGTGATGTTTCTGGTGTGGGGCTGGGGCGTGTATCCGGGTATTTCCTATCAGAAGGGAGTGAAGACCTCGATATATCCGGCAGTGTTTCGGTTTTTCGGCGAGGATTACCGGTTCGACCATAGCGGCATGGGCATGAGCATCACCTCGCTGGAGCCATCCGGGCTGATTGGCAATTACAACCAGACGCATCAGGAAGATTATGTGGATGGCGATCACAAGGGCGTGGCGCTGGAACTGCTGGAAGCACGCCTGACGCGTGAGGAAGGCACCGGCAAGAACCGGCGCACCGTCCTGGTGTTCGGCGGCATCTGCGTGCGGCTTTCCATGAACAAGCCGTTTAAGGGCCGCACCATGGTGAAGAAGGATGCGAGCTTTCTGCTCAACTGGGCGCAGGACAAGCGTGGGCTGGAGAAGGTGGCGCTGGAGGACCCGGTGTTCGAGAAGGAATTCGAGGTGTTTTCCAGCGACCAGGTGGAAGCGCGCTACCTGCTTTCCACCAGCATGATGGAGCGAATGCTGAAGCTGAAGGAATTGATCGACGGGACGGGGATTCAGGCAAGTTTTTACGACAACCGGCTGCTATTGATGGTTTCCACCCATAAGAACTGGTTTGAGGGCGGCAGCGTGTTTACGCCCGCTGATTTCGTGAATGATATCAATGTGATATTGGAGCAGATGGCCACGATTTTCGATGTGATCGAGGAATTGAAGCTGCATGAGGTGACGCATCTTTAG